The following proteins are co-located in the Pseudoalteromonas ulvae UL12 genome:
- a CDS encoding Na+/H+ antiporter family protein codes for MNAVIIGVMLMLTLSLLRINVIVAMTLSALTAGLISGMSLVDTLNAFNSGLSGGAEIALSYAMLGAFAVAISKSGLTQILAEKLLANVDRHDNADEKRSLSYVILTVILLCSIASQNIIPVHIAFIPILIPPILVILNTLALDRRAIACVLTFGLATSYMVLPYGFGGIYLYSILHKNLADNGLEIVNTAVPQAMIIPAIGMVVGLLIALLFTYRHKRYYKQSLITEPTQKKVENKQKVLFVGFMAIGLSLVAQNLSGSMILGGLTGVVVFTLFGAVKWHESNDLFSKGVSMMALIGFIMISAQGFSEVIKQTGDVASLVDGAVAIIGDNKPLAAALILLVGLLITMGIGSSFSTVPIIATLFVPLCIELNFSVMATAALVGTAGALGDAGSPASDSTLGPTSGLNADGQHDHIWDSVVPTFIHFNIPLLVFGWIAAMVL; via the coding sequence ATGAATGCTGTAATTATTGGCGTTATGCTAATGCTGACTTTAAGCCTACTTAGGATCAACGTCATCGTGGCAATGACCCTCAGTGCGCTCACTGCTGGACTTATTTCTGGAATGAGTTTGGTTGACACTTTAAACGCTTTTAATAGTGGTTTATCTGGTGGGGCTGAGATAGCACTGAGCTATGCGATGCTCGGCGCATTTGCAGTGGCGATTTCAAAGTCCGGTTTAACGCAAATCTTGGCCGAAAAACTCCTCGCCAATGTTGATAGGCACGATAACGCTGATGAAAAACGCAGTTTAAGTTACGTAATTTTAACGGTTATTTTATTATGCTCGATAGCGTCACAAAATATTATTCCAGTCCATATCGCATTTATCCCAATTTTAATCCCCCCTATTTTGGTGATCTTAAATACATTGGCGCTAGATCGCCGAGCCATAGCGTGTGTACTGACTTTTGGTTTAGCCACTTCGTATATGGTGCTACCGTATGGTTTTGGTGGTATTTACTTATACAGTATCTTGCACAAGAACTTGGCCGATAATGGTCTGGAAATTGTCAACACCGCGGTACCGCAAGCCATGATTATTCCAGCCATTGGCATGGTAGTTGGTTTATTAATTGCACTTTTATTTACTTATCGGCATAAAAGATATTATAAACAAAGCCTTATAACAGAACCGACACAGAAAAAAGTCGAAAATAAACAAAAAGTACTGTTTGTGGGTTTTATGGCGATTGGTCTGTCATTAGTTGCACAAAATTTAAGTGGTTCGATGATTTTAGGCGGCTTGACTGGCGTCGTTGTGTTTACTCTCTTTGGTGCAGTAAAATGGCACGAGAGCAATGATCTGTTCAGTAAAGGTGTCTCTATGATGGCGCTGATTGGTTTTATTATGATTTCTGCTCAGGGATTCTCAGAAGTCATCAAACAAACTGGCGATGTCGCCTCGCTGGTTGATGGTGCTGTGGCAATCATCGGAGACAACAAACCGCTAGCTGCGGCACTTATTCTATTGGTTGGACTATTAATTACCATGGGAATTGGCAGCTCATTCTCAACAGTGCCAATCATCGCCACCTTGTTTGTCCCTTTATGTATTGAACTAAACTTTTCTGTAATGGCGACCGCAGCACTTGTGGGTACGGCGGGTGCCCTTGGCGATGCAGGCTCCCCTGCTTCAGACTCAACCTTAGGGCCCACATCCGGCTTAAATGCAGATGGACAACATGACCATATTTGGGATTCAGTCGTGCCAACCTTTATTCACTTTAATATCCCTTTATTAGTGTTTGGTTGGATTGCAGCTATGGTGCTTTAA
- a CDS encoding acyl-CoA thioesterase, with protein MTEQTQAQRDLIIAQRIEESLTKITKTVFPSRTNHHNTLFGGDALAWMDEAAFIAATRFCRKPLVTISSDRVDFKEAIPAGTFAELIAKVIHVGNTSLRIQVDIYLETMHKDDKHQAISGSFTFVAVDDDHKPTPVVCERMFNGFK; from the coding sequence ATGACAGAACAAACTCAAGCACAGAGAGATTTAATCATTGCACAACGCATTGAAGAATCATTAACGAAAATTACCAAAACAGTTTTTCCAAGCCGCACCAATCATCACAATACTTTATTTGGTGGTGATGCATTAGCTTGGATGGATGAAGCCGCATTTATTGCTGCTACGCGATTTTGCCGCAAACCATTAGTGACAATATCCTCAGATCGGGTCGATTTTAAAGAAGCAATTCCTGCGGGGACGTTTGCTGAATTAATCGCAAAGGTCATTCATGTTGGGAATACGAGTTTGCGTATTCAAGTCGACATCTATCTTGAAACAATGCACAAAGACGACAAGCACCAAGCTATTTCAGGCAGCTTTACCTTTGTTGCCGTTGATGACGACCATAAACCGACTCCTGTCGTTTGTGAGCGAATGTTTAACGGATTCAAATAA
- a CDS encoding M23 family metallopeptidase, whose protein sequence is MLKRGVLFASLLCCALSSNALELKGQLTQGGLVTGQLPGAKQVKFNGNELKLTQDGTFVFGFGRDSSLQHTLQWQDEAGKSHSESFLITARSYNIDKITGVAKKYVSPPESVSKRISQEARAVREARNTISNRTDFLSPVLKPAQGRISGVYGSQRFFNGEPKRPHYGLDIANKTGTPVYAPLPGKVVFADPDLYYSGGTLILDHGHGITSTYIHLHTLDVKKGQEVNQGTKIAEIGATGRVTGPHLDWRFNWLQERLDPQLLMIDTLANKP, encoded by the coding sequence ATGCTTAAGCGCGGCGTTTTGTTTGCCAGCTTACTTTGCTGTGCGTTATCGAGTAACGCACTAGAGCTAAAAGGCCAGCTCACACAAGGTGGGTTAGTCACAGGGCAATTGCCCGGAGCCAAACAAGTCAAATTCAATGGCAACGAACTCAAACTCACCCAAGATGGCACCTTTGTATTTGGTTTTGGTCGAGATAGCAGCCTTCAACATACCTTACAATGGCAAGATGAAGCAGGAAAGTCTCACAGCGAGTCATTTTTGATTACTGCCCGCTCATATAATATTGATAAAATAACCGGTGTGGCTAAAAAATATGTCTCTCCACCAGAGTCAGTCTCAAAACGGATTTCACAAGAAGCCCGTGCAGTGCGTGAAGCGCGTAATACCATATCAAATCGGACTGATTTTTTAAGTCCGGTACTTAAACCAGCACAAGGTCGAATATCGGGCGTGTATGGCAGCCAACGATTTTTCAATGGCGAACCAAAGCGACCCCATTATGGCTTAGATATCGCCAATAAAACGGGCACGCCTGTGTATGCACCGCTTCCTGGTAAAGTCGTCTTTGCTGATCCTGATTTGTACTATTCTGGCGGCACGTTAATTCTTGACCATGGTCATGGAATTACGTCGACCTATATTCATTTACATACACTGGATGTTAAAAAAGGCCAAGAAGTAAACCAAGGCACTAAGATTGCAGAAATCGGCGCAACTGGCCGAGTCACCGGCCCACATTTAGACTGGCGATTTAACTGGCTACAAGAACGCCTTGATCCACAACTTTTAATGATTGATACCTTAGCGAATAAACCATAA
- a CDS encoding 6-carboxytetrahydropterin synthase encodes MILFVNDLTVIDFSYLCHQRGAVGESWIVDLTLHGSLNEESMVLDFALVKKQVKKIIDEHIDHKLALPMAKNVCLEQQGEQTNVTFMYADNKRLAMSCPAQAYCPIDADEINQQTVTAFLINTILPLLPNNIDKIEINLRPENIDSFYYHYSHGLKKHDGNCQRIVHGHRSKIEIFENGMKSPRLQKQWAEAFEDIYLVSQEDIIEPDALKFIDSSPSHLCCAYTAPQGYFELSIEQSVTHTLPCDTTVECIADYLATALKQANPNSDFKVVAYEGVAKGSIAYA; translated from the coding sequence ATGATCCTTTTTGTGAACGATCTCACGGTAATTGATTTTTCTTATCTTTGTCATCAACGAGGTGCGGTAGGTGAAAGTTGGATTGTTGATTTAACCTTACACGGCAGCCTAAACGAAGAATCGATGGTATTAGATTTTGCGTTAGTAAAAAAACAAGTTAAAAAAATTATTGATGAGCATATAGATCATAAGTTGGCTTTACCCATGGCAAAAAATGTTTGCCTTGAACAACAAGGCGAACAAACGAACGTGACATTCATGTATGCGGATAACAAACGCTTAGCCATGAGTTGCCCTGCACAAGCTTATTGCCCAATTGATGCTGATGAAATCAATCAGCAAACTGTGACTGCTTTTTTAATCAATACGATTTTGCCCCTGTTACCAAATAACATCGACAAAATAGAAATAAACCTGCGTCCAGAGAATATCGATAGTTTTTATTATCATTACAGTCATGGATTAAAGAAACACGATGGCAACTGCCAACGCATCGTGCATGGACACCGCTCGAAAATAGAAATTTTTGAAAATGGCATGAAAAGCCCTCGTTTACAAAAACAGTGGGCAGAAGCATTTGAAGATATTTATTTAGTCAGCCAAGAAGACATCATCGAGCCTGATGCGCTCAAGTTCATTGACTCGTCACCTTCACATCTATGTTGTGCTTACACCGCGCCACAAGGTTATTTTGAGCTTTCGATTGAACAGTCTGTCACACATACTTTACCCTGTGATACGACCGTTGAATGCATCGCTGATTATCTTGCAACGGCACTTAAACAAGCAAATCCAAACAGTGATTTTAAAGTTGTGGCCTATGAAGGTGTCGCTAAAGGGTCGATTGCCTATGCTTAA
- the fabA gene encoding bifunctional 3-hydroxydecanoyl-ACP dehydratase/trans-2-decenoyl-ACP isomerase, whose translation MTQKNSFTKEELVACGRGEMFGEGNCRLPSDNMLMMDRIISITEDGGEHGKGQIVAELDINPDLWFFDCHFKGDPVMPGCLGLDAMWQLVGFFLGWSGGPGLGRALGVGEVKFTGQILPTAKKVTYRLDMKRVIKRKLFMGMADGTVEVDGRVIYEAKDLKVGLFQDTSSF comes from the coding sequence ATGACTCAGAAAAATAGTTTTACAAAAGAAGAATTGGTCGCATGTGGACGCGGTGAGATGTTTGGTGAGGGAAACTGTCGCTTACCAAGTGATAACATGTTGATGATGGATCGCATCATTTCTATCACCGAAGATGGTGGCGAGCATGGCAAAGGTCAAATCGTTGCTGAACTCGATATCAATCCAGATTTATGGTTTTTCGATTGTCACTTTAAAGGTGATCCTGTGATGCCGGGTTGTTTAGGGCTCGATGCGATGTGGCAATTAGTTGGGTTCTTCCTAGGTTGGTCTGGCGGCCCAGGTTTAGGCCGTGCACTGGGTGTGGGTGAAGTAAAATTCACAGGGCAAATCTTACCTACAGCTAAAAAAGTAACATACCGTCTTGATATGAAACGTGTTATTAAGCGTAAATTATTCATGGGTATGGCGGACGGCACTGTTGAAGTCGATGGTCGCGTTATTTATGAAGCTAAAGATTTAAAAGTGGGTTTATTTCAAGATACAAGCAGCTTCTGA
- the rmf gene encoding ribosome modulation factor: protein MKRQKRDRLERAHAQGFKAGLAGRSKEMCPYENLDPRSHWLGGWREAIENRNMYKI from the coding sequence ATGAAGAGACAAAAAAGAGATCGTCTTGAAAGAGCACATGCTCAAGGTTTTAAAGCAGGATTAGCTGGGCGCTCAAAAGAAATGTGCCCTTACGAAAATTTAGATCCTAGATCTCATTGGCTCGGGGGATGGCGAGAAGCCATCGAAAATCGAAACATGTATAAAATTTAA
- a CDS encoding protein kinase domain-containing protein, with translation MTDNKTIHNFYINEEQSIYLLSHHDAKKHKQWLKICQKQLSLLGYDHVEMIGSGAFGFVFSGSDHKGEQWVFKFSRITLAQAVRDRLEDEAYMLSQIDNPLVPRFYAFERIKKQGILMMARAPGEDLEKFSLKHGRLSPQFITALALKLHSVLLDLRNHKVGMSLSPMVHGDIKPSNLVWDDQQRQLSLVDWGSSVYAQEDGHGNPIASNIMDLMSHDLQHSNARMGDVYFIGDEQMAGLKSSPRFDEQGVASTLYALASAQSCRFGNVVIPAASLGLPQELANVIDGMLSKDKSIRDGAGDYFLRNMPNMAKAYMPQLPQVDIKSAVPFWHAESANRPDTVVYSSRKSFLRQADAGLVLKDVNDAQLERYYREFLIDMGDTEKAFLASISRLAKYPVVGGLSFHWKEEQLFIESSLILHDITLKKAFTDAVNNTVKIAQGIVQKGLFKCCLFDARTTIQLPRNKQGQLEFEVLPKIHYQVMNVTATELTRPHSYFEDGKDPDEQLTLPKEVLKGVFALNQIHHTGCIIVESLPDRLKVHHYYRLLDPSKEQLFNAILQKIMASIATITDYGVAGFMKLPYKNTRQFDLISKQADHFYPRNPKQLLSQL, from the coding sequence ATGACCGATAACAAAACAATTCATAATTTTTATATTAATGAAGAACAATCTATCTATTTGTTATCCCACCATGATGCAAAAAAACACAAACAATGGCTTAAAATTTGTCAAAAGCAGCTTAGCTTACTTGGGTATGATCATGTCGAAATGATTGGCTCTGGCGCATTTGGTTTTGTTTTTTCAGGCAGCGATCATAAAGGTGAACAATGGGTCTTTAAATTCTCTCGTATCACCCTCGCGCAAGCAGTGCGCGATAGGCTCGAAGATGAAGCCTATATGTTATCGCAAATCGATAATCCACTGGTGCCACGCTTTTACGCGTTTGAACGGATCAAAAAACAAGGGATTTTGATGATGGCCCGAGCGCCGGGTGAAGATCTCGAAAAATTTTCGCTCAAACATGGTCGGTTATCACCACAGTTTATTACTGCATTAGCTTTAAAACTACACAGTGTATTACTTGATTTACGTAACCATAAAGTCGGGATGTCGTTATCACCTATGGTGCATGGTGATATCAAACCGTCAAATTTAGTCTGGGATGACCAACAGCGACAATTGTCACTGGTTGATTGGGGCTCATCTGTGTACGCTCAAGAAGATGGCCATGGCAATCCAATCGCATCGAATATTATGGATTTAATGTCCCATGATCTTCAGCATAGTAACGCGAGGATGGGGGATGTTTATTTCATCGGGGATGAGCAAATGGCCGGATTAAAATCTTCCCCTCGCTTTGATGAACAAGGCGTCGCGTCAACTCTATATGCACTTGCTTCTGCGCAATCGTGCCGTTTTGGTAATGTGGTTATCCCTGCAGCCAGTTTAGGTTTACCACAAGAGTTAGCCAATGTGATTGATGGCATGCTCTCAAAAGACAAATCAATCCGTGATGGTGCTGGGGATTATTTTTTACGTAACATGCCTAACATGGCTAAAGCATATATGCCGCAATTACCACAAGTCGATATCAAAAGCGCAGTTCCATTTTGGCATGCAGAGAGCGCAAACCGACCTGATACAGTGGTGTATAGCTCCAGAAAGTCATTTTTACGCCAAGCAGATGCTGGCTTAGTGCTAAAAGATGTGAATGACGCCCAACTGGAGCGCTATTACCGCGAATTTTTAATTGACATGGGCGACACAGAAAAAGCGTTTTTAGCCTCCATCAGTCGGTTAGCGAAATATCCAGTCGTAGGGGGATTAAGTTTTCACTGGAAAGAAGAGCAACTGTTTATTGAATCTAGCCTGATTTTACATGATATAACTTTAAAAAAAGCCTTTACCGATGCGGTTAATAATACCGTAAAAATTGCACAAGGCATTGTACAAAAAGGCCTATTTAAGTGTTGTTTATTTGATGCGCGTACAACGATTCAACTACCAAGAAACAAGCAAGGGCAGTTAGAGTTCGAGGTGCTTCCGAAAATCCATTATCAGGTAATGAATGTAACCGCGACAGAACTCACTCGACCTCATTCATACTTTGAAGATGGTAAAGATCCAGATGAACAACTGACATTGCCCAAAGAGGTATTAAAAGGGGTTTTTGCACTAAACCAAATACATCATACCGGCTGTATTATCGTTGAATCTTTGCCTGATAGATTAAAAGTACACCATTACTATCGGCTTTTAGATCCAAGTAAAGAGCAACTATTTAATGCAATTTTACAAAAAATAATGGCCAGTATTGCAACGATTACTGACTATGGCGTCGCCGGATTTATGAAATTACCTTATAAAAACACCCGACAGTTTGATTTAATCAGTAAACAAGCTGATCACTTTTACCCCCGAAATCCAAAGCAATTACTTAGCCAGCTTTAA
- a CDS encoding SDR family oxidoreductase, with amino-acid sequence MELKNKTIVITGGAQGLGLAMAERLANLGANLALVDMQQSALTAAKQFLAQFNTRVETYVANVSQEAEVEATFAKINADFNSLDGLINNAGILRDGMFIKAKEGKVVGKMSLEQFQSVIDVNLTGVFLCGREAAHHMIENGQGGVIINMSSVARSGNMGQTNYSASKAGVVAMTTTWARELGRYGIRVGAIAPGVIRTAMTDAMKPEAKERMIAMKPVGRFGEADEIAHTAQYIFENDFFTGRVVEIDGGIRL; translated from the coding sequence ATGGAACTAAAAAACAAAACCATCGTGATAACTGGGGGTGCTCAAGGGCTAGGTTTAGCCATGGCTGAACGTCTGGCTAATTTAGGGGCGAACTTAGCCTTAGTTGATATGCAACAATCGGCATTAACCGCAGCCAAGCAGTTCTTAGCACAATTTAATACACGCGTTGAAACGTATGTCGCAAATGTCAGTCAAGAAGCTGAGGTTGAAGCAACCTTCGCCAAAATTAATGCCGACTTCAATAGTCTCGATGGATTAATTAACAACGCAGGTATTTTACGCGATGGTATGTTTATTAAAGCGAAAGAAGGCAAAGTTGTTGGCAAAATGTCCCTTGAACAATTTCAGTCTGTCATTGATGTTAACTTAACGGGTGTGTTTTTGTGTGGGCGTGAAGCAGCCCATCACATGATTGAAAATGGCCAAGGTGGCGTCATTATTAATATGTCGAGTGTCGCTCGTTCTGGCAATATGGGGCAAACAAATTACTCTGCATCCAAAGCGGGTGTGGTTGCAATGACAACGACATGGGCGCGCGAACTCGGTCGCTATGGGATCCGAGTAGGCGCTATCGCACCAGGTGTTATTCGCACCGCCATGACCGATGCCATGAAACCTGAAGCCAAAGAGCGCATGATTGCAATGAAGCCTGTCGGGCGCTTTGGTGAGGCAGATGAAATTGCTCATACTGCACAATACATTTTTGAAAACGATTTTTTCACTGGCCGAGTGGTCGAAATAGACGGTGGCATTCGTTTATAA
- the mmsB gene encoding 3-hydroxyisobutyrate dehydrogenase, with protein sequence MAKIGFIGLGNMGGPMAANLIKAGHQVTVFDLSEVALNTLSQLGAHVAQDISQCAIDQDITISMLPAGKHVKSVYLGETGLINHLSKASLVIDCSTIDAATAKAVGSELSAAGICFVDAPVSGGVAGATNGTLTFIVGGSADDFERAQVILADMGKNIFHAGETGAGQVAKICNNMLLSILMAGTSEALQMGIDNGLDPKVLSEIMLQSSGRNWTLELYNPCPDVLPNVPSSNNYQGGFMVDLMAKDLGLAIEAAVQSQSVTPMGSLAKNMYNLMQNQGMGGQDFSAIFKLFSKQG encoded by the coding sequence ATGGCAAAGATAGGTTTTATTGGTTTAGGCAATATGGGCGGCCCAATGGCAGCCAACCTGATCAAAGCAGGGCACCAAGTCACAGTCTTTGATTTGTCTGAAGTGGCATTAAATACACTTAGTCAATTGGGCGCACACGTTGCTCAAGACATCAGTCAATGTGCTATCGATCAAGATATTACTATCAGCATGCTGCCAGCGGGCAAGCATGTAAAAAGCGTGTATCTTGGTGAAACAGGCCTCATCAATCACTTGTCTAAGGCGAGTTTAGTGATTGACTGTAGTACCATAGATGCAGCAACAGCAAAAGCTGTGGGATCAGAATTATCAGCAGCCGGTATTTGCTTTGTAGATGCGCCAGTATCAGGTGGTGTCGCCGGTGCAACAAACGGTACATTAACGTTTATCGTCGGCGGCTCTGCAGACGATTTTGAACGCGCACAAGTGATCCTCGCTGATATGGGTAAAAATATCTTCCATGCAGGGGAGACAGGCGCCGGGCAAGTTGCAAAAATATGCAATAACATGTTGCTGAGCATCTTAATGGCTGGCACCAGTGAAGCACTACAAATGGGCATAGATAATGGCCTTGATCCAAAAGTGTTATCGGAAATTATGCTGCAAAGCTCAGGTCGAAACTGGACATTAGAACTTTACAATCCATGCCCTGATGTACTCCCTAATGTGCCTTCATCGAATAATTACCAAGGTGGCTTTATGGTTGACTTAATGGCGAAAGATTTGGGCTTAGCCATTGAGGCGGCTGTGCAAAGTCAATCAGTCACACCGATGGGATCATTGGCAAAAAATATGTATAACCTCATGCAAAATCAAGGCATGGGCGGACAAGATTTCTCAGCTATTTTTAAATTATTTTCTAAACAAGGGTAA
- a CDS encoding enoyl-CoA hydratase/isomerase family protein, protein MSAVLFRELDTITDQKIGIATLNCEKALNALNKEMVALLTPQLLAWQEDKSISMVILEGAGDKAFCAGGDVVSLYNAMSSQQNAHYVEEFFTAEYQLDYLIHRFEKPILLWGHGIIMGGGLGLMAGASHRVVTDTSRIAMPEITIGLYPDVGGSYFLNKMPDHLGLFLGLTGASINAEDAKYVNLADYYVKADLKQTLLDELIVTKWGQTIPLNHQKLDAVLLKIQKQSGKPPASNIKANLPTLKTVFELTQLEEQLEALRNLDTQNAWLAKAIKGLKHGSPLSIRLIEQQLLRAKNMSLVDCFKMELGLSVKCGQFGEFQEGVRALLIDKDGQPNWRYPDSSAVPLQVIEDFFQSPWTPDTHPLALLGKE, encoded by the coding sequence ATGAGTGCGGTATTATTTCGTGAGCTCGATACCATCACAGATCAAAAAATAGGTATCGCTACTCTTAACTGTGAAAAAGCGCTCAATGCATTAAATAAAGAGATGGTGGCGTTACTCACGCCGCAGCTCCTTGCTTGGCAAGAAGATAAATCTATTTCGATGGTGATCCTCGAAGGTGCAGGTGACAAAGCGTTTTGTGCCGGTGGTGATGTGGTGAGTTTATACAACGCCATGAGCAGTCAACAAAATGCGCACTATGTTGAAGAGTTTTTTACAGCTGAGTATCAGCTTGATTATTTAATTCATCGCTTTGAAAAACCAATTTTACTTTGGGGACATGGCATTATTATGGGCGGTGGTTTAGGGCTGATGGCGGGTGCGAGCCATCGCGTTGTTACAGACACATCCAGAATCGCCATGCCAGAAATTACCATAGGTTTGTATCCTGATGTTGGTGGCAGTTATTTCCTCAACAAAATGCCAGACCATTTAGGTTTATTTTTGGGTTTAACAGGTGCATCGATTAATGCTGAAGACGCAAAGTATGTGAATCTGGCTGATTATTATGTAAAAGCGGACCTCAAACAAACCTTGTTAGATGAATTGATTGTGACGAAATGGGGCCAAACGATCCCACTTAATCATCAAAAGTTGGACGCTGTATTATTAAAAATACAAAAGCAATCAGGTAAACCACCTGCATCAAATATCAAAGCCAATTTGCCCACGCTTAAAACCGTGTTTGAGCTCACCCAACTTGAAGAGCAACTAGAAGCATTGAGAAATTTAGATACTCAAAATGCCTGGTTAGCTAAAGCAATCAAAGGCCTTAAACATGGCAGCCCTTTGAGCATTCGTCTTATCGAACAACAGCTTCTACGTGCTAAAAACATGTCCTTGGTTGATTGTTTCAAAATGGAGCTGGGTTTATCGGTCAAATGTGGTCAATTCGGTGAGTTTCAAGAAGGCGTGCGCGCGTTATTAATTGATAAAGACGGTCAACCCAATTGGCGCTACCCTGATAGTTCAGCGGTTCCACTTCAGGTCATTGAAGACTTTTTCCAGTCGCCATGGACACCTGACACACACCCATTAGCGTTGCTTGGTAAGGAATAA
- a CDS encoding enoyl-CoA hydratase, which yields MTAQIKVEKRGSIALLTMSNPPANTWTRDTLASLKEIVLSLNADKSIYSLIITGEGEKFFSAGADLNVFASGDKGIAADMSRVFGEAFETLSNFRGVSIAAINGFAMGGGLEVALACDIRIAEQQAQMALPEAKVGLLPCAGGTQNLAWLVGEGWAKRMILCGERLKADKAHAIGLVEEVVETGQALEKALELAKNVEQQSPVAVTACKALIQKGRDGTINSALPLERELFVTLFDSQDQKEGVNAFLEKRAPQWVNG from the coding sequence ATGACAGCTCAAATTAAAGTAGAAAAACGTGGTTCAATTGCATTGTTAACAATGTCAAATCCGCCAGCAAATACTTGGACTCGAGACACTTTAGCAAGCCTTAAAGAAATCGTTTTGTCCCTTAATGCTGATAAATCAATTTACTCACTGATCATCACTGGGGAAGGAGAAAAGTTTTTCTCTGCTGGTGCTGATTTAAATGTCTTTGCTTCTGGTGATAAAGGCATTGCCGCCGATATGTCTCGGGTGTTTGGTGAAGCATTTGAAACGCTATCTAATTTTAGAGGGGTGTCGATTGCCGCCATAAATGGTTTTGCGATGGGCGGAGGCCTTGAAGTTGCACTGGCTTGTGATATTCGAATCGCTGAACAACAAGCACAAATGGCATTGCCTGAAGCTAAAGTTGGCTTGCTACCCTGTGCTGGCGGCACGCAAAATTTAGCGTGGTTAGTCGGCGAAGGCTGGGCAAAACGCATGATTTTATGTGGTGAGCGTTTAAAAGCAGACAAAGCCCATGCGATTGGTCTTGTTGAGGAAGTAGTTGAAACAGGTCAAGCGTTAGAAAAAGCATTAGAGCTGGCAAAAAATGTTGAACAACAAAGTCCTGTTGCTGTGACTGCATGTAAAGCCCTTATTCAAAAGGGCCGTGATGGTACTATTAACAGCGCACTGCCACTCGAGCGTGAACTGTTTGTGACATTATTTGATAGCCAAGATCAAAAAGAAGGCGTCAACGCGTTTTTAGAAAAGCGTGCGCCACAGTGGGTTAACGGCTAA